The Vicia villosa cultivar HV-30 ecotype Madison, WI unplaced genomic scaffold, Vvil1.0 ctg.000428F_1_1, whole genome shotgun sequence genome contains a region encoding:
- the LOC131628170 gene encoding notchless protein homolog: MEGETEATMEQRTVVNNVMCLLTHQDGAPLGAPMYLPQNIGPQQLQLIVNQLLQNEEKLPYAFYISDEELLVPLETYLQKHKVSVEKALPIVCQPQAVFRIRPVSRCSATISGHGEAVLSVAFSPDGRQLASGSGDTTVRFWDLGTQTPMYTCTGHKNWVLCIGWSPDGKYLVSGSKSGELICWDPKTGKQSGNALTGHKKWITGISWEPVHLNAPCRRFVSSSKDGDARIWDVSLKKCIVLSGHTLAVTCVKWGGDGVIYTGSQDCTIKVWETTQGKLIRELKGHAHWVNSLALSTEYVLRTGAFDHTAKHYSSPEEMKKVALERYKSTRGNAPERLVSGSDDFTMFLWEPFTNKHPKTRMTGHQQLVNHVYFSPDGQWIASASFDKSVKIWNGTTGAFVTVFRGHVGPVYQISWSADSRLLLSGSKDSTLKVWDIRTRKLKQDLPGHADEVFSVDWSPDGEKVASGGKDKVLKLWMG; this comes from the exons ATGGAAGGTGAAACAGAGGCAACAATGGAGCAGAGGACTGTAGTCAATAACGTGATGTGCCTTTTAACGCACCAAGACGGAGCTCCTCTTGGTGCTCCTATGTACCTGCCTCAGAACATAGGTCCACAACAGCTCCAACTCATCGTCAATCAGCTTCTACAAAAT GAGGAGAAATTGCCTTATGCTTTTTATATATCGGATGAGGAGCTACTTGTACCACTTGAAACATACTTGCAGAAACATAAAG TGTCGGTGGAGAAAGCGTTGCCTATAGTTTGTCAACCTCAGGCTGTTTTTCGGATTCGTCCCGTGAGTCGATGTTCCGCAACGATTTCTG GTCATGGCGAAGCTGTATTGAGTGTTGCCTTTAGTCCTGATGGGCGGCAGCTGGCAAGTGGTTCTGGTGATACCACTGTTCGGTTTTGGGACCTTGGCACTCAGACACCAATGTACACATGCACAG GACACAAGAACTGGGTCCTTTGTATTGGATGGTCACCCGATGGCAAGTATCTTGTAAGTGGGAGCAAGTCAGGAGAACTTATATGTTGGGACCCAAAAACTGGAAAGCAATCAGGAAATGCTTTAACT GGCCATAAGAAATGGATTACCGGTATCTCTTGGGAACCTGTCCACCTGAATGCTCCTTGCCGCCGCTTTGTAAGTTCCAGCAAAGATGGGGATGCTCGTATTTGGGATGTTTCTTTGAAGAAATGTATCGTACTCAGTGGCCACACACTTGCAGTAACATGTGTAAAATGGGGCGGAGATGGTGTTATTTATACTGG GTCCCAAGATTGTACAATCAAAGTTTGGGAAACTACACAAGGGAAGCTAATTCGGGAACTGAAG ggACATGCTCATTGGGTCAATTCTTTAGCATTGAGCACCGAGTATGTTCTTCGCACTGGAGCTTTTGATCATACTGCAAAACATTATTCATCTCCAGAGGAAATGAAAAAG GTTGCTCTTGAAAGGTACAAATCAACGAGAGGTAATGCTCCTGAGAGATTGGTCTCTGGGTCTGATGATTTCACAATGTTCCTTTGGGAACCCTTCACCAACAAGCACCCCAAAACTCGCATGACAGGTCATCAGCAG CTTGTGAACCATGTCTATTTTTCGCCTGATGGGCAATGGATAGCGAGTGCATCTTTTGATAAATCTGTCAAGATATGGAATGGAACTACAGGGGCATTTGTCACTGTCTTTCGTGGCCATGTTGGGCCTGTTTATCAGATCAG CTGGTCTGCAGACAGTAGACTTCTTTTAAGTGGAAGCAAAGATTCTACACTTAAG GTTTGGGATATTCGGACTCGCAAGTTGAAGCAAGACCTTCCGGGCCATGCCGATGAA GTGTTTTCTGTTGATTGGAGTCCAGATGGAGAGAAGGTGGCTTCTGGGGGTAAAGATAAagtgttgaagttgtggatggGTTAA